One Bombus fervidus isolate BK054 chromosome 5, iyBomFerv1, whole genome shotgun sequence DNA window includes the following coding sequences:
- the LOC139987597 gene encoding NAD(P)H oxidoreductase RTN4IP1, mitochondrial isoform X2, translated as MWKMLKRITLNLKSNIGSIQSRFLSNVLAKYKENVEDKMQAWQIHSYGGLEELKLSNIRIPVIAKPTDVLVKVEASSVNSIDIAMTRYGAVMLNLMRKARNLTSGQYGELELPLTLGRDFSGIVVSKGHGVGDRLMLGDEVWGVVPVEQQGCHAGYVVVDNTSVSLRPRNLSYIEAASILYAGLTAWSALWITGALCYKTKMPIRRNNRVLVLGGSGGVGTIAVQLLKAWNMHVITTCSSDAVNMVQKLGPDVVIDYKLDDADSRIIAEGPYNIILDCANQGADLIRSRGYPHSTYITLNSPVLKNTDQHGLIVGTVKNIGELVKYNIPIENKSTVKWGFFIPSATGIKTLKEFVESGKVVPVVKKVYQFQDLPLAYDRVTQGHLRGKLVIDMR; from the exons ATGtggaaaatgttaaaaagaatAACGCTAAAtctaaaatcaaatattgGAAGCATACAATCTCGTTTTCTTAGTAATGTATTAGccaaatataaagaaaatgttgAGGACAAAATGCAAGCTTGGCAAATTCACTCATACGGTGGTTTGGAAGAATTAAAACTTTCAAATATTAGGATTCCAGTGATCGCTAAACCAACAGATGTTCTTGTCAAAGTTGAAGCCTCTAGCGTAAACTCTATAGATATAGCTATGACAA GATATGGCGCAGTAATGTTAAATTTAATGAGAAAAGCTAGAAATCTTACCAGCGGACAATACGGTGAATTAGAATTGCCATTAACTTTAGGTAGAGATTTTTCTGGCATAGTAGTGTCAAAAGGACATGGTGTTGGAGATAGATTAATGTTAGGTGATGAAGTATGGGGTGTAGTTCCTGTGGAACAACAAGGTTGTCATGCTGGTTATGTAGTTGTTGATAATACATCG GTCAGTCTACGACCTAGAAATTTATCATACATCGAGGCAGCCAGTATATTATATGCTGGCCTTACAGCATGGTCTGCATTGTGGATTACTGGTGCGTTGTGTTATAAAACTAAAATGCCtataagaagaaataatagagTCCTAGTATTAGGTGGTTCAGGAGGAGTAGGAACTATAGCAGTACAACTTTTAAAGGCTTGGAACATGCAT GTCATTACTACATGCAGTAGTGATGCTGTAAATATGGTACAAAAGCTTGGACCTGATGTTGTAATTGATTATAAATTAGACGATGCTGATTCGAGAATTATTGCAGAGGGACC gtataatataattttggaTTGCGCTAATCAAGGGGCAGATCTAATACGATCAAGGGGTTACCCCCATAGTACTTATATAACTTTGAATTCTCCGGTACTAAAAAATACCGATCAACATGGATTAATTGTGGGTACAGTAAAGAATATAGGAGAGctggtaaaatataatattccaattgaaaataaaagtacaGTGAAATGGGGATTTTTTATTCCTTCTGCAACAGGAATTAAAACACTTAAAGAATTTGTTGAAAGTGGAAAG GTGGTTCCTGTGGTTAAGAAAGTCTACCAATTTCAAGATTTACCATTAGCTTATGATAGAGTAACTCAAGGTCATTTACGAGGTAAATTGGTTATTGATATGAGATAG
- the LOC139987597 gene encoding NAD(P)H oxidoreductase RTN4IP1, mitochondrial isoform X1 encodes MWKMLKRITLNLKSNIGSIQSRFLSNVLAKYKENVEDKMQAWQIHSYGGLEELKLSNIRIPVIAKPTDVLVKVEASSVNSIDIAMTKGYGAVMLNLMRKARNLTSGQYGELELPLTLGRDFSGIVVSKGHGVGDRLMLGDEVWGVVPVEQQGCHAGYVVVDNTSVSLRPRNLSYIEAASILYAGLTAWSALWITGALCYKTKMPIRRNNRVLVLGGSGGVGTIAVQLLKAWNMHVITTCSSDAVNMVQKLGPDVVIDYKLDDADSRIIAEGPYNIILDCANQGADLIRSRGYPHSTYITLNSPVLKNTDQHGLIVGTVKNIGELVKYNIPIENKSTVKWGFFIPSATGIKTLKEFVESGKVVPVVKKVYQFQDLPLAYDRVTQGHLRGKLVIDMR; translated from the exons ATGtggaaaatgttaaaaagaatAACGCTAAAtctaaaatcaaatattgGAAGCATACAATCTCGTTTTCTTAGTAATGTATTAGccaaatataaagaaaatgttgAGGACAAAATGCAAGCTTGGCAAATTCACTCATACGGTGGTTTGGAAGAATTAAAACTTTCAAATATTAGGATTCCAGTGATCGCTAAACCAACAGATGTTCTTGTCAAAGTTGAAGCCTCTAGCGTAAACTCTATAGATATAGCTATGACAA AAGGATATGGCGCAGTAATGTTAAATTTAATGAGAAAAGCTAGAAATCTTACCAGCGGACAATACGGTGAATTAGAATTGCCATTAACTTTAGGTAGAGATTTTTCTGGCATAGTAGTGTCAAAAGGACATGGTGTTGGAGATAGATTAATGTTAGGTGATGAAGTATGGGGTGTAGTTCCTGTGGAACAACAAGGTTGTCATGCTGGTTATGTAGTTGTTGATAATACATCG GTCAGTCTACGACCTAGAAATTTATCATACATCGAGGCAGCCAGTATATTATATGCTGGCCTTACAGCATGGTCTGCATTGTGGATTACTGGTGCGTTGTGTTATAAAACTAAAATGCCtataagaagaaataatagagTCCTAGTATTAGGTGGTTCAGGAGGAGTAGGAACTATAGCAGTACAACTTTTAAAGGCTTGGAACATGCAT GTCATTACTACATGCAGTAGTGATGCTGTAAATATGGTACAAAAGCTTGGACCTGATGTTGTAATTGATTATAAATTAGACGATGCTGATTCGAGAATTATTGCAGAGGGACC gtataatataattttggaTTGCGCTAATCAAGGGGCAGATCTAATACGATCAAGGGGTTACCCCCATAGTACTTATATAACTTTGAATTCTCCGGTACTAAAAAATACCGATCAACATGGATTAATTGTGGGTACAGTAAAGAATATAGGAGAGctggtaaaatataatattccaattgaaaataaaagtacaGTGAAATGGGGATTTTTTATTCCTTCTGCAACAGGAATTAAAACACTTAAAGAATTTGTTGAAAGTGGAAAG GTGGTTCCTGTGGTTAAGAAAGTCTACCAATTTCAAGATTTACCATTAGCTTATGATAGAGTAACTCAAGGTCATTTACGAGGTAAATTGGTTATTGATATGAGATAG
- the LOC139987597 gene encoding NAD(P)H oxidoreductase RTN4IP1, mitochondrial isoform X3 — translation MLEGYGAVMLNLMRKARNLTSGQYGELELPLTLGRDFSGIVVSKGHGVGDRLMLGDEVWGVVPVEQQGCHAGYVVVDNTSVSLRPRNLSYIEAASILYAGLTAWSALWITGALCYKTKMPIRRNNRVLVLGGSGGVGTIAVQLLKAWNMHVITTCSSDAVNMVQKLGPDVVIDYKLDDADSRIIAEGPYNIILDCANQGADLIRSRGYPHSTYITLNSPVLKNTDQHGLIVGTVKNIGELVKYNIPIENKSTVKWGFFIPSATGIKTLKEFVESGKVVPVVKKVYQFQDLPLAYDRVTQGHLRGKLVIDMR, via the exons ATGTTAGAAGGATATGGCGCAGTAATGTTAAATTTAATGAGAAAAGCTAGAAATCTTACCAGCGGACAATACGGTGAATTAGAATTGCCATTAACTTTAGGTAGAGATTTTTCTGGCATAGTAGTGTCAAAAGGACATGGTGTTGGAGATAGATTAATGTTAGGTGATGAAGTATGGGGTGTAGTTCCTGTGGAACAACAAGGTTGTCATGCTGGTTATGTAGTTGTTGATAATACATCG GTCAGTCTACGACCTAGAAATTTATCATACATCGAGGCAGCCAGTATATTATATGCTGGCCTTACAGCATGGTCTGCATTGTGGATTACTGGTGCGTTGTGTTATAAAACTAAAATGCCtataagaagaaataatagagTCCTAGTATTAGGTGGTTCAGGAGGAGTAGGAACTATAGCAGTACAACTTTTAAAGGCTTGGAACATGCAT GTCATTACTACATGCAGTAGTGATGCTGTAAATATGGTACAAAAGCTTGGACCTGATGTTGTAATTGATTATAAATTAGACGATGCTGATTCGAGAATTATTGCAGAGGGACC gtataatataattttggaTTGCGCTAATCAAGGGGCAGATCTAATACGATCAAGGGGTTACCCCCATAGTACTTATATAACTTTGAATTCTCCGGTACTAAAAAATACCGATCAACATGGATTAATTGTGGGTACAGTAAAGAATATAGGAGAGctggtaaaatataatattccaattgaaaataaaagtacaGTGAAATGGGGATTTTTTATTCCTTCTGCAACAGGAATTAAAACACTTAAAGAATTTGTTGAAAGTGGAAAG GTGGTTCCTGTGGTTAAGAAAGTCTACCAATTTCAAGATTTACCATTAGCTTATGATAGAGTAACTCAAGGTCATTTACGAGGTAAATTGGTTATTGATATGAGATAG
- the LOC139987597 gene encoding NAD(P)H oxidoreductase RTN4IP1, mitochondrial isoform X4 has translation MLNLMRKARNLTSGQYGELELPLTLGRDFSGIVVSKGHGVGDRLMLGDEVWGVVPVEQQGCHAGYVVVDNTSVSLRPRNLSYIEAASILYAGLTAWSALWITGALCYKTKMPIRRNNRVLVLGGSGGVGTIAVQLLKAWNMHVITTCSSDAVNMVQKLGPDVVIDYKLDDADSRIIAEGPYNIILDCANQGADLIRSRGYPHSTYITLNSPVLKNTDQHGLIVGTVKNIGELVKYNIPIENKSTVKWGFFIPSATGIKTLKEFVESGKVVPVVKKVYQFQDLPLAYDRVTQGHLRGKLVIDMR, from the exons ATGTTAAATTTAATGAGAAAAGCTAGAAATCTTACCAGCGGACAATACGGTGAATTAGAATTGCCATTAACTTTAGGTAGAGATTTTTCTGGCATAGTAGTGTCAAAAGGACATGGTGTTGGAGATAGATTAATGTTAGGTGATGAAGTATGGGGTGTAGTTCCTGTGGAACAACAAGGTTGTCATGCTGGTTATGTAGTTGTTGATAATACATCG GTCAGTCTACGACCTAGAAATTTATCATACATCGAGGCAGCCAGTATATTATATGCTGGCCTTACAGCATGGTCTGCATTGTGGATTACTGGTGCGTTGTGTTATAAAACTAAAATGCCtataagaagaaataatagagTCCTAGTATTAGGTGGTTCAGGAGGAGTAGGAACTATAGCAGTACAACTTTTAAAGGCTTGGAACATGCAT GTCATTACTACATGCAGTAGTGATGCTGTAAATATGGTACAAAAGCTTGGACCTGATGTTGTAATTGATTATAAATTAGACGATGCTGATTCGAGAATTATTGCAGAGGGACC gtataatataattttggaTTGCGCTAATCAAGGGGCAGATCTAATACGATCAAGGGGTTACCCCCATAGTACTTATATAACTTTGAATTCTCCGGTACTAAAAAATACCGATCAACATGGATTAATTGTGGGTACAGTAAAGAATATAGGAGAGctggtaaaatataatattccaattgaaaataaaagtacaGTGAAATGGGGATTTTTTATTCCTTCTGCAACAGGAATTAAAACACTTAAAGAATTTGTTGAAAGTGGAAAG GTGGTTCCTGTGGTTAAGAAAGTCTACCAATTTCAAGATTTACCATTAGCTTATGATAGAGTAACTCAAGGTCATTTACGAGGTAAATTGGTTATTGATATGAGATAG
- the Trprs-m gene encoding tryptophanyl-tRNA synthetase, mitochondrial — translation MFTRLKSIITLRRNTFKCITTKEYSQKVSKSDYPKRIFSAIQPTGNLHLGNYLGAIQKWVQLQDSGENVIWSIADMHSITLPHDPKELNDNILKMTAILLACGIDPNKSILFQQSTVDTHAQLSWILGCLTTLARLARLPQFKEKSQTLKYVPLSLYIYPVLQSADILLYKATHVPVGQDQVQHIQLAQELAIKFNKRFGNTFPVPHCLVNENASQRIKSLRDPSKKMSKSDQDPKGRLDILDKPEVLATKIKKAVTDCTSKVTYEPETRPGVANLVIIHSMLSGKSPNQICSEVEELDTGKYKLVVADLVIEKLTPIREKFSRLIKEPDYLQEILRSGTERATDIASDCWCEVQNKIGFKNDILRENKSVQNIIHNI, via the exons ATGTTCACGAGATTAAAGAGCATTATCACGCTTCGAAGAAATACTTTCAAATGCATAACTACGAAAGAATACAGTCAAAag gTTTCCAAAAGTGACTATCCAAAGAGAATATTTTCGGCAATTCAACCAACTGGAAACTTGCATTTAGGAAATTATCTTGGAGCTATACAAAAGTGGGTACAGTTACAAGATAGCGGAGAAAATGTTATTTGGAGCATTGCAGATATGCACTCTATTACTTTACCACAT gaTCCGAAAGAATTAAATGATAACATACTTAAAATGACGGCAATATTACTAGCATGCGGTATTGATCCAAATAAGAgcatattatttcaacaatcTACTGTGGATACACACGCACAACTGTCCTGGATTTTGGGGTGTCTAACAACTTTAGCAAGACTAGCTCGCTTACCTCAATTCAAAGAGAAAAGTCAGACATTAAAATATGTCCCACtaagtttatatatttatcctGTTCTACAAAGTGCTGATATATTGCTGTATAA AGCAACACATGTTCCAGTTGGACAAGATCAAGTTCAACACATTCAATTAGCACAAGAGTTAGCcattaaattcaataaaagaTTTGGAAATACTTTTCCAGTGCCTCATTGTTTAGTTAAtg AAAATGCAAGTCAACGTATAAAATCTCTTCGTGATCCTTCAAAGAAAATGTCAAAGTCTGACCAAGATCCAAAGGGCAGATTAGATATACTAGATAAGCCAGAAGTATTGGcaacaaaaataaagaaggcAGTTACCGATTGTACATCGAAGGTAACTTATGAACCAGAAACACGGCCTGGTGTTGCAAATTTAGTTATTATCCACTCCATGCTTAGTGGAAAATCACCAAATCAAATATGTTCTGAAGTAGAAGAACTAGATACTGGAAA ATATAAATTAGTGGTAGCGGATTTagttatagaaaaattgactcctattcgtgaaaaattttcaagattAATTAAGGAACCAGATTATTTGCAAGAAATTTTGAGAAGCGGTACAGAAAGGGCAACAGATATAGCTAGTGATTGTTGGTGTGAAGTTCAAAATAAAATCGGCTTTAAAAATGACATTCTTCGTGAAAATAAATcagtacaaaatataatacacaatatataa